From Nocardioides sp. HDW12B, the proteins below share one genomic window:
- a CDS encoding DUF6596 domain-containing protein, which produces MSPTEEEFRAAWPRVVRTLAGWCGSLDLAEEHAAEAMARAVRHDADGGRIDDLAAWAVQVGRRALLDDVRRRDTFGRLAADLARTDRVAVEPPPGSAVAAGSRHTPRDPAETDVDPDDLAEDLDDRVALLFVACDDALAPGAQMVLALRVVCGLGVREIAVHLGIAETAAAARLTRAKKGLAQARTGFAVPGAEDRRARLPVVLACVAGMFTVAHRDGFAPVDAASDLGGQALSLADALVRLSPDDPEVRGLRALVLLGLGRRPGRVDADGVALTLDEVDRTRWDDRLVRAGLRDAAVAARHGTGRFALEAAISGLHTTAPDVASTDWPRILALYDALGRVWPSPAVEAARLVAQSYADPASAEAVGTALARLAATGPAYARRDAGFALADLLWRTGRREEAGEHYRTLAELAGSEAVRRFCLRRGGAGP; this is translated from the coding sequence GTGAGCCCGACCGAGGAGGAGTTCCGCGCCGCCTGGCCCCGCGTCGTGCGGACGCTGGCCGGGTGGTGCGGCAGCCTGGACCTGGCCGAGGAGCACGCCGCCGAGGCGATGGCGCGCGCGGTGCGCCACGACGCCGACGGCGGGAGGATCGACGACCTCGCCGCCTGGGCCGTCCAGGTCGGGCGGCGCGCCCTCCTCGACGACGTCCGCCGCCGCGACACCTTCGGCCGGCTCGCCGCCGACCTCGCCCGCACCGACCGGGTCGCGGTCGAGCCTCCGCCGGGGTCCGCGGTCGCGGCGGGCTCCCGCCACACCCCTCGCGACCCCGCGGAGACCGACGTGGACCCCGACGACCTGGCCGAGGACCTCGACGACCGGGTGGCCCTGCTGTTCGTCGCCTGCGACGACGCCCTGGCCCCGGGCGCGCAGATGGTGCTGGCGCTGCGGGTCGTGTGCGGGCTCGGCGTCCGCGAGATCGCGGTCCACCTCGGCATCGCGGAGACGGCCGCCGCCGCCCGGCTCACCCGGGCGAAGAAGGGGCTGGCCCAGGCCCGCACCGGCTTCGCCGTGCCGGGTGCGGAGGACCGGCGGGCGCGGCTGCCGGTCGTCCTGGCCTGCGTCGCCGGGATGTTCACCGTCGCCCACCGCGACGGCTTCGCCCCGGTGGACGCCGCGAGCGACCTCGGCGGCCAGGCGCTCTCGCTCGCCGACGCGCTCGTGCGCCTCTCCCCGGACGACCCGGAGGTGCGGGGCCTGCGGGCGCTCGTGCTGCTCGGCCTCGGCCGCCGCCCGGGCCGGGTCGACGCCGACGGCGTCGCCCTCACCCTCGACGAGGTCGACCGCACGCGGTGGGACGACCGGCTGGTGCGGGCCGGACTGCGCGACGCGGCCGTCGCCGCCCGCCACGGCACCGGTCGCTTCGCGCTCGAGGCCGCGATATCCGGGCTGCACACCACGGCCCCCGACGTCGCCTCCACCGACTGGCCGCGCATCCTCGCCCTGTACGACGCCCTCGGCCGGGTCTGGCCCTCGCCCGCGGTCGAGGCCGCCCGCCTCGTGGCGCAGTCGTACGCCGACCCCGCGTCGGCCGAGGCGGTGGGGACCGCGCTCGCCCGCCTGGCCGCCACCGGACCGGCGTACGCCCGTCGGGACGCGGGCTTCGCCCTGGCGGACCTGCTCTGGCGCACCGGGCGCCGCGAGGAGGCGGGCGAGCACTACCGCACGCTGGCGGAGCTCGCCGGCAGCGAGGCGGTGCGCCGTTTCTGCCTGCGTCGTGGCGGAGCCGGACCCTAG
- a CDS encoding AIM24 family protein, producing MKSDLFAQSNLENETQTRFALQNEQLLRVSLGPDVLSVKGAMVAFQGQIRFDHEKSGSMGKLLKKALTSEDMPLMRVSGQGEVFFANEAGYVYILELDGDGISVNGRNLLAFDAAMSWDINRVKGAGVMAGGLFNTVVTGQGSVALCTVGKPVVLDCSQQPTYVDTNAAVAWSANLVPQVVSSMNMKSMLRGGTGEALQFAFHGPGFVVVQPSEWVAQASQGSGGGGGGLMGNLLNG from the coding sequence ATGAAGAGTGACCTGTTCGCCCAGTCCAACCTGGAGAACGAGACGCAGACCCGCTTCGCGCTCCAGAACGAGCAGCTCCTGCGCGTCTCGCTCGGCCCCGACGTGCTCTCGGTCAAGGGTGCGATGGTCGCCTTCCAGGGCCAGATCCGCTTCGACCACGAGAAGTCCGGCAGCATGGGCAAGCTGCTCAAGAAGGCGCTGACCTCGGAGGACATGCCGCTGATGCGCGTCAGCGGCCAGGGCGAGGTGTTCTTCGCCAACGAGGCCGGCTACGTCTACATCCTCGAGCTCGACGGCGACGGCATCAGCGTCAACGGTCGCAACCTGCTCGCCTTCGACGCCGCCATGAGCTGGGACATCAACCGGGTCAAGGGCGCCGGCGTGATGGCGGGCGGTCTCTTCAACACGGTGGTGACCGGCCAGGGCTCCGTCGCGCTGTGCACGGTCGGCAAGCCGGTCGTGCTCGACTGCTCGCAGCAGCCGACGTACGTCGACACCAACGCGGCCGTCGCCTGGTCGGCCAACCTCGTGCCGCAGGTCGTCAGCAGCATGAACATGAAGTCGATGCTGCGCGGCGGCACCGGCGAGGCCCTGCAGTTCGCCTTTCACGGCCCGGGGTTCGTGGTGGTGCAGCCCTCGGAGTGGGTGGCGCAGGCCTCCCAGGGCTCCGGTGGCGGGGGCGGCGGCCTCATGGGCAACCTGCTCAACGGCTGA
- a CDS encoding MFS transporter has protein sequence MATTRRDRGAPGVPGAGPVGRTPSSWAHLRRLLRGRWFRRLLGVRLASQLSDGVLQVALTSYALFGQDQTDPAEIAVALAVVLLPFSLLGPFVGVFLDRWSRRQVLVVANLVRVVIAAVLAGIVAADLPDAVFYLVVLVCLSVNRFLLAGLSAGLPHTVSGDDLLTANALTPTAGTMAFLAGLGVGGLVTGLTGAGDVGVLLLAALLYGVAGSLALRIPRTLLGPDRPGTAGTAGTGLPGDHPDAAAADLPSVGAALRAVGLGLVDGLRHLRSRRDPATGLALIAGQRYLFGLTAVLLLLYFRNGLHPDDPDAAFAALGRTTLAGGAGFLSAALLTPVVTERVRPHRWIVLLLAGAAAVQLLPAVRLTEPTLLVASFGVGLAAQGIKICVDTFVQRDVDDAFRGRVFSLYDVLFNVAFVSAAVSAVVLLPRDGRAPVALATVAACYLVLAVVFARVTRQRPDVPGPVSR, from the coding sequence GTGGCGACGACACGGAGGGACCGCGGGGCGCCCGGGGTCCCCGGCGCGGGGCCGGTCGGCAGGACGCCGAGCTCCTGGGCGCACCTGCGGCGGCTGCTGCGCGGGCGCTGGTTCCGCCGGCTCCTCGGCGTCCGCCTGGCGAGCCAGCTCAGCGACGGGGTGCTGCAGGTCGCGCTGACGTCGTACGCGCTCTTCGGCCAGGACCAGACCGACCCGGCCGAGATCGCGGTGGCGCTGGCCGTCGTGCTGCTGCCGTTCTCGCTGCTCGGGCCGTTCGTCGGGGTGTTCCTCGACCGTTGGTCGCGCCGGCAGGTGCTCGTCGTGGCCAACCTGGTGCGGGTGGTGATCGCGGCCGTGCTCGCGGGCATCGTGGCCGCCGACCTGCCCGACGCGGTGTTCTACCTCGTCGTGCTCGTGTGCCTGTCGGTCAACCGGTTCCTGCTGGCCGGGCTGTCGGCCGGGCTGCCGCACACCGTGTCGGGCGACGACCTGCTCACCGCCAACGCGCTCACGCCGACGGCCGGCACCATGGCCTTCCTCGCCGGTCTCGGGGTCGGTGGTCTCGTGACCGGCCTGACGGGCGCGGGCGACGTCGGCGTGCTGCTGCTCGCCGCCCTCCTGTACGGCGTCGCCGGGTCGCTGGCGCTGCGCATCCCCCGGACGCTGCTGGGCCCGGACCGCCCCGGCACCGCCGGCACCGCCGGGACCGGCCTCCCCGGCGACCACCCGGACGCGGCCGCCGCCGACCTGCCGTCGGTGGGGGCGGCGCTGCGGGCGGTGGGGCTCGGGCTCGTCGACGGCCTGCGCCACCTGCGGAGCCGGCGGGACCCCGCCACCGGGCTGGCCCTGATCGCCGGCCAGCGCTACCTGTTCGGGCTCACCGCGGTCCTGCTGCTGCTGTACTTCCGCAACGGCCTCCACCCCGACGACCCCGACGCGGCCTTCGCCGCCCTGGGACGCACCACGCTCGCCGGGGGGGCCGGGTTCCTGTCCGCCGCGCTGCTGACCCCGGTCGTGACCGAGCGGGTCCGGCCGCACCGCTGGATCGTGCTGCTGCTGGCCGGCGCCGCCGCCGTGCAGCTGCTCCCCGCCGTCCGCCTCACCGAGCCGACCCTGCTGGTCGCGTCGTTCGGCGTCGGCCTGGCGGCCCAAGGCATCAAGATCTGCGTCGACACCTTCGTGCAGCGCGACGTCGACGACGCGTTCCGCGGTCGGGTGTTCTCGCTGTACGACGTGCTGTTCAACGTCGCGTTCGTCTCCGCCGCCGTGAGCGCGGTCGTCCTGCTGCCCCGCGACGGACGGGCACCGGTCGCCCTGGCGACCGTCGCCGCCTGCTACCTGGTGCTCGCCGTGGTCTTCGCGCGCGTCACCCGGCAACGCCCGGACGTGCCGGGGCCGGTCAGCCGTTGA